AATGGGGGATTGATTCAAAGAGTAACGTCAAGCCGGATCATCAAGTCTGTACTCATAATAAAAAAACCTTGGCTGCTTGTCAACCCCTCGCGTCAAACCTTTTATTTTATGTTCCCGCCATCGACGCCTCTTTAAGCCGGCGTACAAGACCGCCCATGTCCGCCGGCAGCGGCGCGCAAAAGCTCATCAACGCGCCATTCCTAGGATGAGAGAACTCAAGCCGCTCAGCGTGCAGCGCCTGGCGTGGAAAATCGCGCAGCGCCGGATCATTTTCAATTTTTCCAGGCCGCGGGCCGTAAACTAGGTCGCCCACCACCGGATGGCCTTCATCCGCGAGATGGACGCGCAGCTGATGGGTTCGCCCGCTGCGGGGCTTCAAACGCAGCAGCGTCACGGCGGAGAAGCGGCCCCCGGACGATCGCACCGGGAAAAACTCTTCTACGCGCCATTCCGTCAGCGCTGCTCTCGCGCGGGAGCCCGCGCGAACGCTCGACATGCGCTTGCGATCGCTCCGATGCCGGCCGATGGAGCGATCGATCGCGCCCTTGGCTTTGGCCATACGGCCCCATACCAGGGCGAGATATTCCTTGCCGACGCGCCGGTCCTTGAACTGCGCCGCCAAGTCTCGAAAAGCTTTGCCATTTTTAGCCACGACCATGACGCCTGAGGTGTCCTTATCCAGACGATGGACGATTCCCGGACGGCGCTCCCCGCCGATGCCCGGCAGGT
The DNA window shown above is from Candidatus Binatia bacterium and carries:
- a CDS encoding RluA family pseudouridine synthase, whose product is MSRRETVIDAAHAGMRLDLFLARAFSADGWSRSAIQKMIADGGVTLNGRKAKPGSRLKLGDRIEVQPLPPKDAAPAPEPLPLEILYEDADCIVLNKAPGMVVHPAAGWKSGTLVNALLHHCPNLPGIGGERRPGIVHRLDKDTSGVMVVAKNGKAFRDLAAQFKDRRVGKEYLALVWGRMAKAKGAIDRSIGRHRSDRKRMSSVRAGSRARAALTEWRVEEFFPVRSSGGRFSAVTLLRLKPRSGRTHQLRVHLADEGHPVVGDLVYGPRPGKIENDPALRDFPRQALHAERLEFSHPRNGALMSFCAPLPADMGGLVRRLKEASMAGT